In Triplophysa dalaica isolate WHDGS20190420 chromosome 19, ASM1584641v1, whole genome shotgun sequence, the sequence AGAGCACCACTGCCCACCTCCAAGATCTCTATCCAAAGGGCTCCGAAAATCACCCTGGACTTCTCACATCCAAACCATCTTCTCTCcacaatgctgccgtctggttGGCGCTATACAGATCTAaattttaaacaactttttctgtaaattatatttcattagCACATATGCCTTGTAATACAATAGACTATtctcatattttacttttacataTTTGCATACACACATACGCTTTACTCTCTATATCTTTATCGTatgttgtattgtatttcttaattttttatacccatagaCCTTTGTTTAAATCAactgtgtactgtattctattgtgttatggtcttTTTGTGCTGGTGTTGCtatttctgtgtactggatgctcctgtaaccaaaacaaattccttgtaattgcaaacatacttggcaataaagctcttaaTAACAAAAGATAGCAAGaaggtattttatttaaaacccaaCAACGGAAAAATACCTTAGAGAAAAAGATTTGACTTCTTTAATTTCATATATcataacaaaattaatatttctatAGTAGGCCCCAGTTcaaacatttgtaattgtagacaattgaaaaaaatatttatttaacaaatattatttttattttgtattaattgaTAACAGTAAGACCAGAATGTCTTTTCACTTATAATCCATCTCCCAAATGTTGCAAATACTTATTGCTGTGCCCAGACTAGAACTGCGCCATCAGATCCTGCCGATAGAAGGTATTTCCCTTTATGATCAAATATGACGCTCTGAACTGCATCCTCGTGACCTTTTAGACTTGACACATGTAAAGATGCAATTTCCACCATTTTCACAAAGCCATCATTACTTGCAACTGCCAGCATTCTTCCAGTTGGATTAAAGGCCACTTGATTGCTCGGATGAGGTCCGGTGTCCATGGTCACCATAGCCATTACGTTCCTCACATCCCATAATTTGATCACCCCAAAAGAGTCGCACGATGCAATCGTGTCACCCATGGCATTGAAGGTTGCATGGTTGCAAGAATACTTGTGCCCGTAGAAAGTCTGAGCACACAATCCAGCACGGGCATCCCAAAGTGAGAGGGTCTTGTCTGCAGAGCAGGTGAGTAGAATGTTTGAGTAAGGCAAGAAATAAATGCTGTTCACTGAGTCGACGTGTCCGCGCAGTGTGCAGCGACAACGCTCGCTGTTCAAGTCCCATACTTTGGCTGTGTTGTCCATAGAGCACGAGGCCACGAAATCGCCACAGGAATGAAAGGAGCAGCTCCAGGTGGCGTGGATGTGTCCTTCCAAGCTAAGCACGCATCGTCCTTGAGCAAAGTCCCAAATCTTAACTGTGGTGTCGCCACTTGTTGTACCCAATAAACCACCGCTGGGATGGAAACTACAGGAAGATAGCCAATCGGTGTGACCCTCACCAGTCATGACCATCTCGCCGCTTGGTATTCCCCATAATCTCCAAAGCTGGTCATCGCTTGAGGAAGCTACTATCATTTTTCGGGGATGAAGCGCGAGGAAACTCACTGCCATAGTGTGAGCTTTGAAAGACTTTGAGAGCGAAAAGTTGGATGATTTGGTGTTTAGGGAGGAAAGAGTTGTAATTTGTGGCAGGTAGGGATTGACACGAGTGCTTGCTGGGAATTCAGAGTCTTTGGGGTGTCTCGCAATGTCACAGAGTggtatttttttctgaattttctCTGTTGTCGTTGTTTGGGTTCCTGGGGAAGAATGTGAAATCCGAAGACTGCCTTCTGTATTTTGGACCTGGCTGACAGCTCTGTCCCTCTCCAGACTAACCAGCATCTTCTGTTTCAGAGCCGTCTGATACTTCTCATTCAGTTGTCTAAGAGCAGGCTCATAAGATGCGTGGTGCTTCTTCAGCTTTCTTAAATCCTCAATAAGCCTGTTTTTCTCCTGAAGCACACGCTTGTGCTGCATCCTATGGAAGTCTCTCTCGCGCTGAAGTTTCACTATGGTCTCTCCAGCATCAAATGCAGCCTGTTTGTAGCTGTCTCGTTCTTTTTGTACATTCTTTAACTGGTTGTCTAGGAGCTGGTTGTGTGTATAGGCATCTGGTACAAGCTCCGTATGGTCTGTTTTCAGCGAGCCTTTCTGCAGCATCTCAAACCACTCCGTTTGGAAGCAATCTAGTGTTCTTACCAGACCCATTTTCAGCAGGTAATTGCGGAGAAAGTCGTCCACCACCTCGGGTATTGTAGAAACTGGTAGCTTGGCTGAAGTGACCC encodes:
- the LOC130407376 gene encoding sperm-associated antigen 16 protein → MAAKYDVDEYYLEQVLIPDDSDDEYKYEEVTVEDELSVTQGEEDLETAVKAFRDRLDATECATPRVTSAKLPVSTIPEVVDDFLRNYLLKMGLVRTLDCFQTEWFEMLQKGSLKTDHTELVPDAYTHNQLLDNQLKNVQKERDSYKQAAFDAGETIVKLQRERDFHRMQHKRVLQEKNRLIEDLRKLKKHHASYEPALRQLNEKYQTALKQKMLVSLERDRAVSQVQNTEGSLRISHSSPGTQTTTTEKIQKKIPLCDIARHPKDSEFPASTRVNPYLPQITTLSSLNTKSSNFSLSKSFKAHTMAVSFLALHPRKMIVASSSDDQLWRLWGIPSGEMVMTGEGHTDWLSSCSFHPSGGLLGTTSGDTTVKIWDFAQGRCVLSLEGHIHATWSCSFHSCGDFVASCSMDNTAKVWDLNSERCRCTLRGHVDSVNSIYFLPYSNILLTCSADKTLSLWDARAGLCAQTFYGHKYSCNHATFNAMGDTIASCDSFGVIKLWDVRNVMAMVTMDTGPHPSNQVAFNPTGRMLAVASNDGFVKMVEIASLHVSSLKGHEDAVQSVIFDHKGKYLLSAGSDGAVLVWAQQ